The genomic segment AACGGTCGGCGTAATTGGCGCCGGTCGCATCGGCTGCGCGTATGCCAAAATGATGTCCGAAGGGTTCAAGATGAACGTGGTTTATTTTGACCCGTACCCCAATGAATACATGGAAAATTACATCGCGGCTTATGGCGAGTTCTTAAAATCTCAGGGTGACGACCCCGTAACCTGCCGGCGTTTAGACTCGGTCGAAGACGTCTTGAGGGTTGCAGACGTAGTCAGCTTACATCCACTACTGGACGACACCACCTTCCACTTGATGAATACCGAGCGCCTTGCACTGATGAAGGACAATGCGATCCTCATCAACGCCAGCCGCGGCCCGGTCATCGACGAAGTCGCACTGGTCGCACACTGCCAGACCCATCCCGATTTCAAAGTCGGCCTCGATGTATTTGAAGACGAACCCCTGATGAAACCCGGGCTTAAAGAATTGCCCAATGTGGTCATTGTGCCGCATATTGCATCGGCAACGATATGGACCCGTTCGGGAATGGCCACTTTGGCAGCCTCGAATGTGGCCGGTGTTTTGAATGGGTACGGCGCGTGGCAAGACCCGGACGATGTGTTGCCATTCCTCGGCGACAATCCCCCACAGGCAGCCCCCAGTATTGTCAATGCAAGTGAAGTCGGGCTTTCCGCTTATGCATAACACTGGTGTTAATCCAAAACGAGTCGGTTGCCCATGTGATCGACTCGTTTTTTTATTGAGTTTTTGTATGGATATTGGAAACAGCAGGCGATTTTCAATCGCCCCCATGATGGATTGTACAGATCGGCACGAGCGATACTTTTTGCGCCTGATCTCCCAACGGGTTTTGCTATACACCGAAATGGTTGCCACCGGCGCAATCATACACGGCGATCGCACGCGTTTATTGGGCTTTGACCTGATTGAACATCCCATAGCACTGCAATTGGGCGGAAGCGACCCCGCCGA from the Gemmatimonadota bacterium genome contains:
- a CDS encoding D-glycerate dehydrogenase, coding for MSTNDWRTHNESGGKRVVVTKELPGDRWLEILTAADCRVEIGTSTEILSVEEIKDKIGDQCDGMIGQLTEKWGEELFTALKNAGGKAYSNYAVGYNNVDVGVATKYGIPVGNTPGVLTETTAEMAISLTFSAARRVIEADAFMRAEKYHGWLPTLYLGELMTGKTVGVIGAGRIGCAYAKMMSEGFKMNVVYFDPYPNEYMENYIAAYGEFLKSQGDDPVTCRRLDSVEDVLRVADVVSLHPLLDDTTFHLMNTERLALMKDNAILINASRGPVIDEVALVAHCQTHPDFKVGLDVFEDEPLMKPGLKELPNVVIVPHIASATIWTRSGMATLAASNVAGVLNGYGAWQDPDDVLPFLGDNPPQAAPSIVNASEVGLSAYA